The Prodigiosinella aquatilis region CGGCAAAACCGTTGCTTTCACCCAGCGTCCATTGCCCTTTCACCAGATTGGGTAACGCCACATCACGCGAGCCCTGGGTCAAACTGACATAGTTTTGTAGAAATATAGACATCCCGATGGCAGAGATAAGGGCAATCAAACGCTTGGAGTTACGCACCGGTTTATAGGCGACGCGTTCAATGCTCCAGCCATAGGCACTTGAAATAACCACCGACGCAATGAAGGCCACGCCGATCAACAACCAGCCAGTATCAATGCCCATCATCATCAATGCGGCAATCACGATAAAGGAGACATAGCTACCGATCATATAAACTTCACCGTGGGCGAAGTTAATCATACCGATAATGCCGTAAACCATGGTGTAACCAATGGCAATCAGCGCGTAGGTACTGCCCAACGTCAGGCCGTTGAACATTTGCTGAAGGAAATAGAGGAACTGCTCGGACATACCTTAACCTTAGATATTGCCCCCACGTCTTTTAGCAGCAGGGGCATCGGTATTCAGGAGTAATACAGATTTGGCCAATTACTTCACGATGGAAGAAGTACCGTCTGCGTGCCACTTAAATACACCAAATTCAAACCCTTTCAGGTCACCTTTTGCATCCCAGCTTAATGTACCCATTACGGTATCAACCGGTTTCGCTTTCAGGTCGGCAACCAGTTTTTCCGGTTCCATGCTACCGCTGCGCTTCATAGCGGTAGTGAGTGATTGAATAGCGGCATAGGTCGTCCAGACAAACGGGCCGGTCGGATCCAGTTTTTTGGCTTTCAGCTCGTTGACAATCGGCTGGTTGGCAGGAACCTGATCATAGCGTTTTGGCAAGGTTACCAGCATACCTTCAGAAGCCGCACCCGCAATATTGGACAAAGAAGAGTTACCAACACCTTCAGGGCCCATAAATTGAGCGGTTAACCCTGCTTGACGGGACTGACGCAGAATTTGCCCCATTTCCGGGTAGTAACCACCAAAATAAACGAAATCAACATCGTCTTTCTTCAGGCGCGCCACCAATGAGGAAAAATCTTTATCCCCTGCCGTTATCCCTTCAAACAACACTACATTGGCATTGGCTTTTTTCAGATTTTCCTGCACTGAACGGGCCAAACCTTCGCCATATTGTTGTTTGTCATGAATCACCGCAATTCTC contains the following coding sequences:
- a CDS encoding branched-chain amino acid ABC transporter substrate-binding protein; protein product: MKLNTGKVLLMGCMAFAMSHAVNAADIKIAVVGAMSGPVAQYGDMEFIGARQAIADINAKGGVNGNKLVGVEYDDACDPKQAVAVANKVINDGIRYVIGHLCSSSTQPASDIYEDEGVLMITPAATNADLTTRGYKMILRTTGLDSDQGPTAAKYIMETVKPKRIAVIHDKQQYGEGLARSVQENLKKANANVVLFEGITAGDKDFSSLVARLKKDDVDFVYFGGYYPEMGQILRQSRQAGLTAQFMGPEGVGNSSLSNIAGAASEGMLVTLPKRYDQVPANQPIVNELKAKKLDPTGPFVWTTYAAIQSLTTAMKRSGSMEPEKLVADLKAKPVDTVMGTLSWDAKGDLKGFEFGVFKWHADGTSSIVK